The following are from one region of the Mesorhizobium sp. B4-1-4 genome:
- a CDS encoding NADP-dependent malic enzyme: MARKTENNGPSVSAQEALEFHAMGRPGKLEIVATKPMTTQRDLSLAYSPGVAVPVRAIAEDPSRAFDYTTRGNMVAVISNGTAILGLGNLGALASKPVMEGKAVLFKRFADVDSIDLEVDTEDADEFVNCVRLLGPSFGGINLEDIKAPECFIIEQRLRELMDIPVFHDDQHGTAIISAAGLINALEITGRDMKTTRLVCNGAGAAGIACIELMKAMGFAPDNIILCDTKGVVFQGRTEGMNQWKSAHAVKTEARSLAEALDGADVFLGLSAKGALTTAMVQSMAKNPVIFAMANPDPEITPEEVAEIRTDAIMATGRSDYPNQVNNVLGFPYIFRGALDVRATTINDDMKIAAARALAELARQDVPDDVAAAYQGNRPKFGPNYIIPVPFDPRLISAIPIAVAKAAMESGVARKPILDLDRYAQELSARRDPIASTLQRIYDRVRRQPKRIVFAEGEEEQVMRAAVSYVNQRLGTAILLGRDDVIKENARNAGIDLNKQGLEIINARLSRRNSIYTDYLYERMQRKGFLFRDCQRLINNDRNHFAACMVALGDADGIVTGVTRNYSTALDDVRRVIDAKPGHRVIGVSIVLARGRTVIVADTAVHDMPNAEQIADIAEEAAGFARRMGYEPRLAMLAYSTFGHPQGERSERIQEAVRILDRRRVDFEYDGEMAADVALNARAMAQYPFMRLTGPANVLIMPAFHSASISTKMLQELGGSTVIGPLLVGLNKPVQIVSLNAKDSDIVNMAAIAAYTAGT; the protein is encoded by the coding sequence ATGGCCAGGAAAACCGAGAACAACGGTCCGTCCGTCAGCGCGCAGGAAGCGCTCGAATTCCATGCCATGGGCCGGCCCGGCAAGCTCGAGATCGTCGCCACCAAGCCGATGACGACGCAGCGCGATCTCAGCCTCGCCTATTCGCCGGGTGTCGCCGTGCCGGTGCGCGCCATCGCCGAGGACCCCAGCCGCGCCTTCGACTACACGACACGCGGCAATATGGTCGCCGTCATCTCCAACGGCACCGCCATCCTCGGCCTCGGCAATCTCGGCGCGCTGGCGTCGAAGCCGGTGATGGAAGGCAAGGCGGTGCTGTTCAAGCGCTTCGCCGACGTCGATTCCATCGATCTCGAGGTCGACACCGAGGATGCCGACGAGTTCGTCAACTGCGTGCGCCTCCTCGGCCCCTCCTTCGGTGGCATCAACCTGGAAGACATCAAGGCGCCGGAATGCTTCATCATCGAGCAGCGCCTGCGCGAACTGATGGACATCCCGGTCTTCCACGACGACCAGCACGGCACCGCCATCATCTCGGCCGCCGGCCTCATCAACGCGCTGGAAATCACCGGCCGCGACATGAAGACCACCAGGCTGGTGTGCAATGGCGCGGGTGCGGCCGGCATCGCCTGCATCGAGCTGATGAAGGCGATGGGCTTCGCGCCGGATAACATCATCCTTTGCGACACCAAGGGCGTCGTCTTCCAGGGCCGCACCGAAGGCATGAACCAGTGGAAGTCGGCGCATGCGGTCAAAACCGAGGCCCGCAGCCTGGCCGAAGCGCTCGACGGTGCCGACGTCTTCCTCGGTCTGTCGGCCAAGGGCGCGCTGACCACAGCCATGGTGCAGTCGATGGCCAAGAACCCGGTCATCTTCGCCATGGCCAATCCGGACCCCGAGATCACGCCGGAAGAAGTGGCCGAGATCCGCACCGACGCCATCATGGCCACCGGGCGTTCGGACTATCCGAACCAGGTCAACAACGTGCTCGGCTTCCCCTATATCTTCCGCGGCGCACTGGATGTGCGGGCCACCACCATCAATGACGACATGAAGATCGCCGCGGCCCGCGCGCTCGCCGAACTGGCGCGCCAGGACGTGCCGGACGACGTCGCCGCTGCCTATCAGGGCAACCGGCCGAAATTCGGCCCCAACTACATCATTCCGGTGCCGTTCGATCCGCGCCTGATCTCGGCCATTCCGATTGCCGTGGCCAAGGCGGCGATGGAGTCCGGAGTCGCCCGCAAGCCGATCCTCGACCTCGACCGTTACGCGCAGGAGTTGTCCGCCCGCCGCGATCCGATCGCTTCGACCCTGCAGCGCATCTACGACCGCGTGCGCCGCCAGCCCAAGCGCATCGTCTTCGCCGAGGGCGAGGAGGAGCAGGTGATGCGCGCCGCCGTCTCCTATGTGAACCAGAGGCTCGGCACCGCCATCCTGCTTGGCCGCGACGATGTTATCAAGGAGAACGCCAGGAACGCCGGCATCGACCTCAACAAGCAGGGCCTCGAGATCATCAATGCCCGGCTGTCGCGCCGCAATTCGATCTACACCGACTATCTCTACGAGCGCATGCAGCGCAAAGGTTTCCTGTTCCGCGACTGCCAGCGGCTGATCAACAACGACCGCAACCACTTCGCCGCCTGCATGGTGGCGCTGGGCGATGCCGACGGCATCGTCACCGGCGTGACCCGCAACTATTCCACCGCGCTCGACGACGTGCGCCGCGTCATCGATGCCAAGCCCGGCCATCGTGTCATCGGCGTGTCGATCGTGCTGGCGCGCGGCAGGACGGTGATCGTCGCCGATACAGCCGTGCATGACATGCCCAACGCCGAGCAGATCGCCGATATCGCCGAGGAAGCGGCTGGCTTTGCCCGCCGCATGGGCTATGAGCCGCGGCTGGCCATGCTTGCCTATTCCACCTTCGGCCATCCGCAGGGAGAGCGTTCCGAGCGTATCCAGGAAGCGGTGCGCATCCTCGACAGGCGCCGCGTCGATTTCGAGTATGACGGCGAGATGGCCGCCGATGTCGCGCTGAACGCCCGCGCCATGGCGCAATACCCGTTCATGAGGCTGACCGGCCCGGCCAATGTGCTGATCATGCCTGCCTTCCACTCCGCCTCGATCTCGACCAAGATGCTGCAGGAACTCGGCGGCTCGACGGTGATCGGTCCGCTGCTGGTCGGCCTGAACAAACCGGTCCAGATCGTGTCCCTGAACGCCAAGGACTCAGACATCGTCAACATGGCGGCGATCGCGGCTTATACGGCGGGGACTTGA
- a CDS encoding antitoxin Xre/MbcA/ParS toxin-binding domain-containing protein, protein MNKSQTNGLGQDDFAEMVAEDVERALAHYDEAINRSTVVSVGKIAGSIASAVTLLSPKLQRAIDTIHADLPGLAQKFVRALAAEAARRSEAGTAGTTNLPRGLLADEAPPPQSDDLESMLIEDWAGRVAGSTYLEENLRIARSTLHRWQRRGDVIALRKGGRKHVFPLAQFVDGRPVAGISDVLSLIGNPRLAWLWLTRPATQLDGRIPIDLLRQDQVEEVVEAARVFTAG, encoded by the coding sequence ATGAACAAATCTCAGACAAACGGTCTCGGACAGGACGACTTCGCGGAGATGGTCGCGGAGGACGTCGAACGGGCGCTGGCCCATTATGACGAGGCGATAAACCGATCCACAGTGGTCTCGGTCGGCAAGATCGCCGGCAGCATAGCGTCGGCCGTCACCTTGCTGTCGCCGAAACTTCAGCGCGCCATCGACACCATCCATGCCGACCTTCCCGGCCTTGCCCAGAAGTTCGTGCGCGCGCTGGCGGCGGAAGCCGCGCGCCGCAGCGAAGCCGGCACCGCCGGAACCACAAACCTGCCGAGGGGCTTGTTGGCCGATGAAGCACCTCCTCCCCAGTCCGACGACCTCGAATCGATGCTGATCGAGGACTGGGCCGGGCGTGTCGCCGGTTCGACCTATCTGGAGGAAAACCTGCGCATCGCCCGCTCGACCCTGCACCGCTGGCAGCGGCGGGGCGACGTCATCGCCCTGCGCAAGGGCGGCCGCAAACACGTCTTCCCGCTGGCGCAGTTCGTCGACGGCAGGCCGGTGGCGGGCATAAGCGACGTGCTGTCCCTTATCGGCAATCCCAGGCTGGCCTGGCTGTGGCTGACGCGCCCGGCGACGCAGCTCGACGGCCGCATTCCGATCGACCTGCTGCGGCAGGATCAAGTCGAGGAGGTTGTCGAGGCAGCGCGGGTGTTTACGGCGGGGTGA